One region of Scophthalmus maximus strain ysfricsl-2021 chromosome 15, ASM2237912v1, whole genome shotgun sequence genomic DNA includes:
- the coq6 gene encoding ubiquinone biosynthesis monooxygenase COQ6, mitochondrial isoform X1 — protein sequence MHKLAKAALAFHGLGRCSVTEKRVSAANILRRGLVCAEHGDDGGRSEVYDVIISGGGMVGSAMACSLGMDTHLLGKKILLLEAGNKKVMDKVPDTYSTRVSSIGPGSVSLLSGIGAWQHISKMRCKPYQRMQVWDACSDALITFDKENLQDEMAYIVENDIVVAALTKQLDGLSDNVQVKYRSKVVKYTWPMPHQAADSVPWVQVTLASGETLQTKLLIGADGPNSMVRRELGIPTVKWNYDQSAVVAVLHLSEPTENNVAWQRFLPTGPIAMLPVIYLSDTESSLVWSTSHRLAEELLGLDEESFVDAINSAFWNNENQSELIETAGSLFRGALSAVMPSAGSPRQLPPSVAGIGPKTRVMFPLGMGHASEYIRHRAALIGDAAHRVHPLAGQGANLGFGDVACLTRLLSQAAFNGKDLGAIQHLLEYETERQRHNLPMMAAIDLMKRLYSTNSAPAVLLRTFGLQATNMLPALKEQIMAFASK from the exons ATGCACAAGCTCGCGAAGGCGGCGCTGGCCTTCCACGGACTCGGCCGGTGTTCAGTTACAGAGAAGCGCGTGTCTGCGGCAAACATCCTCCGACGAGGACTCGTGTGCGCAGAGCACGGGGACGATGGCGGCAGGAGTGAGGTGTATGATGTTATTATATCCGGGGGAGGGATGGTTGGATCTGCGATGGCGTGTTCCCTGG GCATGGATACCCACTTGTTGGGTAAGAAGATTCTGCTGCTTGAAGCGGGCAACAAGAAGGTGATGGACAAGGTCCCAGACACCTACAGCACCAGAGTCAGCTCCATCGGCCCTGGTTCTGTCAGCCTCCTCAGCG GTATTGGAGCATGGCAGCACATTTCAAAGATGAGATGCAAGCCGTATCAAAGAATGCAG GTTTGGGACGCCTGCTCTGATGCCCTGATCACATTCGATAAGGAGAACCTGCAGGACGAGATGGCCTACATCGTTGAGAACGACATCGTCGTGGCCGCGCTCACCAAACAGCTGGATGGTCTGTCCG aTAATGTGCAAGTTAAGTACAGGTCCAAGGTGGTGAAGTACACGTGGCCAATGCCCCACCAGGCAGCAGACTCCGTCCCATGGGTCCAAGTCACGTTGGCCAGCGGAGAGACTCTTCAGACAAAGCTGCTG ATTGGTGCCGATGGACCAAACTCGATGGTGAGGAGGGAACTGGGGATACCCACAGTCAAGTGGAATTATGACCagtctgctgttgttgctgtgctgCATCTATCAGAA CCCACGGAGAACAATGTCGCATGGCAGAGGTTCCTCCCAACTGGACCCATTGCGATGTTGCCGGTAATTTAT CTGTCGGACACTGAGAGCTCTCTGGTGTGGTCGACCAGCCATCGGCTCGCTGAGGAGCTCCTGGGGCTGGATGAGGAGAGCTTTGTTGACGCCATAAACTCCGCCTTT TGGAATAACGAAAACCAGTCGGAGCTGATTGAGACGGCTGGCTCGCTTTTCCGTGGCGCCCTGTCAGCCGTCATGCCATCTGCAGGTTCACCTCGACAGCTCCCTCCAAGTGTGGCTGGGATCGGCCCAAAGACCCGGGTCATGTTCCCTCTGGGGATGGGTCACGCATCGGAGTACATAAGGCACAGAGCGGCTCTGATTGG GGATGCAGCCCATCGTGTCCATCCCCTGGCGGGTCAGGGAGCCAACCTGGGCTTTGGGGATGTGGCTTGCCTCACGCGGCTCCTGAGCCAGGCGGCCTTTAACGGGAAGGACCTGG gagCGATCCAGCACTTATTAGAATATGAAACCGAACGCCAGCGACACAACCTGCCCATGATGGCTGCCATCGACCTCATGAAACGCCTTTACTCCACTAACTCTGCCCCTGCGGTTCTCCTACGCACCTTCGGTCTGCAGGCGACCAACATGCTCCCAGCTTTGAAG GAGCAGATCATGGCATTTGCAAGCAAGTGA
- the coq6 gene encoding ubiquinone biosynthesis monooxygenase COQ6, mitochondrial isoform X2 yields the protein MHKLAKAALAFHGLGRCSVTEKRVSAANILRRGLVCAEHGDDGGRSEVYDVIISGGGMVGSAMACSLGMDTHLLGKKILLLEAGNKKVMDKVPDTYSTRVSSIGPGSVSLLSGIGAWQHISKMRCKPYQRMQVWDACSDALITFDKENLQDEMAYIVENDIVVAALTKQLDGLSDNVQVKYRSKVVKYTWPMPHQAADSVPWVQVTLASGETLQTKLLIGADGPNSMVRRELGIPTVKWNYDQSAVVAVLHLSEPTENNVAWQRFLPTGPIAMLPLSDTESSLVWSTSHRLAEELLGLDEESFVDAINSAFWNNENQSELIETAGSLFRGALSAVMPSAGSPRQLPPSVAGIGPKTRVMFPLGMGHASEYIRHRAALIGDAAHRVHPLAGQGANLGFGDVACLTRLLSQAAFNGKDLGAIQHLLEYETERQRHNLPMMAAIDLMKRLYSTNSAPAVLLRTFGLQATNMLPALKEQIMAFASK from the exons ATGCACAAGCTCGCGAAGGCGGCGCTGGCCTTCCACGGACTCGGCCGGTGTTCAGTTACAGAGAAGCGCGTGTCTGCGGCAAACATCCTCCGACGAGGACTCGTGTGCGCAGAGCACGGGGACGATGGCGGCAGGAGTGAGGTGTATGATGTTATTATATCCGGGGGAGGGATGGTTGGATCTGCGATGGCGTGTTCCCTGG GCATGGATACCCACTTGTTGGGTAAGAAGATTCTGCTGCTTGAAGCGGGCAACAAGAAGGTGATGGACAAGGTCCCAGACACCTACAGCACCAGAGTCAGCTCCATCGGCCCTGGTTCTGTCAGCCTCCTCAGCG GTATTGGAGCATGGCAGCACATTTCAAAGATGAGATGCAAGCCGTATCAAAGAATGCAG GTTTGGGACGCCTGCTCTGATGCCCTGATCACATTCGATAAGGAGAACCTGCAGGACGAGATGGCCTACATCGTTGAGAACGACATCGTCGTGGCCGCGCTCACCAAACAGCTGGATGGTCTGTCCG aTAATGTGCAAGTTAAGTACAGGTCCAAGGTGGTGAAGTACACGTGGCCAATGCCCCACCAGGCAGCAGACTCCGTCCCATGGGTCCAAGTCACGTTGGCCAGCGGAGAGACTCTTCAGACAAAGCTGCTG ATTGGTGCCGATGGACCAAACTCGATGGTGAGGAGGGAACTGGGGATACCCACAGTCAAGTGGAATTATGACCagtctgctgttgttgctgtgctgCATCTATCAGAA CCCACGGAGAACAATGTCGCATGGCAGAGGTTCCTCCCAACTGGACCCATTGCGATGTTGCCG CTGTCGGACACTGAGAGCTCTCTGGTGTGGTCGACCAGCCATCGGCTCGCTGAGGAGCTCCTGGGGCTGGATGAGGAGAGCTTTGTTGACGCCATAAACTCCGCCTTT TGGAATAACGAAAACCAGTCGGAGCTGATTGAGACGGCTGGCTCGCTTTTCCGTGGCGCCCTGTCAGCCGTCATGCCATCTGCAGGTTCACCTCGACAGCTCCCTCCAAGTGTGGCTGGGATCGGCCCAAAGACCCGGGTCATGTTCCCTCTGGGGATGGGTCACGCATCGGAGTACATAAGGCACAGAGCGGCTCTGATTGG GGATGCAGCCCATCGTGTCCATCCCCTGGCGGGTCAGGGAGCCAACCTGGGCTTTGGGGATGTGGCTTGCCTCACGCGGCTCCTGAGCCAGGCGGCCTTTAACGGGAAGGACCTGG gagCGATCCAGCACTTATTAGAATATGAAACCGAACGCCAGCGACACAACCTGCCCATGATGGCTGCCATCGACCTCATGAAACGCCTTTACTCCACTAACTCTGCCCCTGCGGTTCTCCTACGCACCTTCGGTCTGCAGGCGACCAACATGCTCCCAGCTTTGAAG GAGCAGATCATGGCATTTGCAAGCAAGTGA
- the entpd5a gene encoding ectonucleoside triphosphate diphosphohydrolase 5, which produces MAPPSLLFTFSVWLLAAVPAAEATYYRHHRYVPHFYRYREHSAQAENLLPEVSHSAPAVPQPGVPTYPEIPEVFHPAPEVIPPIPEAFHPVPEVVHPAPEPYRRPEAEPLPEVSSPVNLSRLFYGIMFDAGSTGTRIHIYKFIQKDPVELPVLDNELYHAVKPGLSAYKDNVEEGGNTVRQLLKIAKKTVPEDEWKRTPVVLKATAGLRLLPEDKASALLKEVREVFDESPFFVPNNSVSIMNGANEGVLAWVTVNFLTGHLYSNTRRTVGILDLGGGSTQITFLPKSRKTIQSAPTSYIAKFNLFNSTYQLYTHSYLGNGLYAARLATLGALGADGLDWKIFTSSCLPKKFREDVTFGGTTYKVGGIPDGYAGYKLCYYEVMKVIKGIVLQPYEVKGSSIFYAFSYYFDRAVESGLIDASRGGAIEVRDFKKRAKEVCNKMTKYRAISPFLCMDMTYITCLLKEGFGFKDNTVLQLAKKVNNVETSWALGATFDYFRDLNIH; this is translated from the exons ATGGCCCCGCCGAGCCTGCTCTTCACTTTCTCCGTGTGGCTCTTGGCCGCGGTCCCCGCAGCGGAGGCGACGTACTACCGGCACCACCGCTACGTCCCACACTTCTACCGCTACCGGGAGCACTCCGCCCAGGCGGAGAACCTCCTCCCCGAGGTGTCCCACTCGGCCCCCGCAGTCCCGCAGCCCGGCGTGCCGACCTACCCCGAGATCCCCGAGGTCTTCCACCCGGCGCCCGAGGTCATCCCCCCCATACCCGAGGCGTTCCACCCGGTGCCCGAGGTCGTGCACCCGGCGCCCGAGCCCTACCGCCGACCCGAGGCGGAGCCGCTGCCCGAAGTCTCCTCCCCGGTCAACCTGAGCCGCCTCTTCTATGGCATCATGTTCGACGCGGGGAGCACCGGCACCAGGATCCACATCTACAAGTTCATCCAGAAAGACCCGG TCGAGCTGCCAGTTCTGGACAATGAACTGTACCATGCTGTGAAGCCCGGACTGTCTGCTTACAAGGACAACGTTGaggag GGTGGCAACACCGTCCGCCAGTTGCTGAAGATCGCCAAGAAGACGGTCCCGGAGGACGAGTGGAAGAGGACCCCGGTGGTGCTGAAGGCCACAGCGGGTCTGCGTCTGCTGCCCGAGGACAAGGCCAGCGCTCTTCTGAAGGAG GTACGAGAGGTATTCGATGAGTCTCCTTTCTTTGTGCCGAACAACAGCGTTTCCATCATGAACGGAGCAAATGAAG GAGTCCTCGCCTGGGTCACGGTGAACTTCCTCACAG GTCACCTGTACTCCAACACAAGGAGGACGGTGGGGATCCTGGATTTGGGTGGAGGATCTACACAAATCACATTCCTTCCCAAGTCAAGG AAAACGATCCAGTCGGCACCAACCAGCTACATTGCCAAGTTCAACCTGTTTAACAGCACATAtcaactgtacacacacag TTACCTTGGAAATGGACTGTATGCGGCTCGCCTGGCAACCCTTGGCGCACTCGGAGCCGATG GTCTAGACTGGAAAATCTTCACTAGTTCCTGCCTCCCGAAAAAGTTCAGAGAAGATGTGACTTTTGGAGGAACCACCTACAAAGTTGGCGGGATTCCAGACG GCTATGCAGGCTATAAGCTGTGCTACTATGAGGTGATGAAAGTGATCAAAGGAATAGTTCTCCAGCCCTATGAGGTGAAGGGCAGCAGCATCTTCTACGCTTTCTCCTACTACTTCGACAGAGCTGTGGAGTCTGGCCTCATCG atgcCAGTCGAGGTGGTGCGATTGAAGTCAGGGATTTTAAGAAGAGAGCCAAGGAAG tgtgcaACAAAATGACCAAATACCGTGCTATCAGCCCCTTCCTCTGCATGGATATGACATACATCACTTGTCTGCTAAAGGAGGGCTTTGGCTTCAAGGACAACACCGTGCTGCAG CTCGCCAAGAAGGTGAACAACGTCGAGACGAGCTGGGCCCTGGGGGCGACCTTTGACTACTTCAGAGACCTCAACATCCACTAA
- the LOC118285870 gene encoding basal body-orientation factor 1-like, with protein sequence MPKKKAAKVKKVKGGKGKKDGKQEARADKESDVEKAKAAAALWELRLNVADQSLVRHREDWRALARVNEELTNRLHRLERDTVDISACLQRKDAAKEQEITLLQIGLKNQEALAREEQNKLAEDYTLQINEMKELFRKRSSDFDMIQEGMKTIKEFQKTKAQMEQELNDTRESMGLADKEHRENLNKMEYKFFKEKARLEREAERAIAVAVDRAHNEAIVQLDDASRSVFKENVRLNEALRHHIKEAEDLQKLTSSLAKQNASLALDKNTFELMVKKNAAQMAAQKEELSKLRAKVDSLQQALDLKARELEQEEKKEAEEILVRSQAGQVELGKLQKVLGTRGRELGHVKRLASTIVEQRTELEQFFHESLAQVRQEIAASRLQYKKEALRAYRWRLTEATAGKLKFPPIRTFQKGPHSTNSVYSDMEAAATWTHQPGSKVEISDLTWEQKEQVLRLLFAKMNGQKERKVSQHLASSAKRSLIDSDAAGIREELSPATFITQAPESLRPSNPNSLPDVHTR encoded by the exons ATGCCGAAGAAGAAGGCTGCCAAAGTTAAGAAAGTGAAAGGCGG gaaagggaaaaaagacgGCAAGCAGGAGGCGAGGGCCGACAAGGAGTCGGACGTGGAGAAGGCCAAGGCCGCCGCTGCCCTGTGGGAGCTGAGGCTGAACGTCGCCGACCAGTCGCTGGTGCGGCACCGAGAGGACTGGCGCGCGTTGGCGCGCGTCAACGAGGAGCTCACCAACCGACTGCACCGCCTGGAGAGGGACACCGTGGACATCAGCGCCTGTCTGCAGAGGAAGGACGCGGCCAAAGAGCAGGAG ATCACTTTGCTGCAGATAGGCCTAAAAAATCAAGAGGCTCTCGCACGTGAGGAGCAAAACAAACTG GCTGAAGATTATACTCTTCAAATCAACGAgatgaaggagctgttcagaaAGAGATCCAGTGACTTTGACATGATCCAGGAGGGAATGAAGACAATTAAGGAGTTTCAGAAGACGAAAGCCCAGATGGAGCAGGAGCTCAATGAT ACTAGAGAAAGCATGGGTCTCGCTGACAAGGAGCACAGGGAAAACCTGAACAAAATGGAGTACAAATTCTTCAAAGAAAAG GCTCGTCTGGAGAGAGAAGCCGAGCGAGCGATAGCCGTGGCGGTGGACAGGGCGCACAATGAAGCCATCGT GCAGTTGGACGATGCGTCGCGCTCGGTGTTCAAGGAGAATGTCCGTCTCAACGAAGCGCTGAGACATCACATCAAGGAGGCAGAGGACCTGCAGAAACTGACAAGCTCCCTGGCAAAGCAAAACGCCTCACTGGCATTGGACAAG AACACCTTTGAGCTGATGGTGAAGAAGAATGCAGCTCAGATGGCGGCACAGAAAGAGGAGCTATCTAAACTGAGGGCCAAGGTTGATTCCCTGCAGCAGGCCCTCGACCTTAAGGCCAGGGAACTTgagcaagaggaaaagaaggaggcggaggagattCTCGTCAGAAGCCAGGCCGGCCAGGTAGAGCTGGGGAAGCTGCAGAAGGTGCTTGGCACGCGCGGGAGAGAACTGGGCCACGTCAAGCGGCTGGCGAGCACCATTGTGGAGCAGCGCACAGAGCTGGAGCAGTTCTTCCACGAGTCCCTGGCCCAGGTGAGGCAGGAGATCGCGGCCAGCAGGCTGCAATACAAAAAGGAGGCTCTCCGGGCTTATCGCTGGAGGCTGACGGAGGCCACAGCAGGGAAGCTCAAGTTCCCACCCATCCGCACCTTCCAGAAAGGCCCCCACAGTACCAACTCTGTCTATTCAGACATGGAGGCAGCCGCGACGTG gACACATCAACCAGGCAGCAAAGTTGAAATCTCAGATCTCACTTGGGAGCAGAAGGAGCAAGTGCTCAGGCTTCTCTTTGCTAAAATGAACGGACAGAAGGAGAG GAAAGTCAGCCAACATCTGGCCTCGTCTGCGAAAAGGAGCCTTATTGACAGCGATGCTGCCGG AATTAGAGAGGAGCTCTCCCCGGCGACCTTCATCACCCAGGCGCCTGAGTCCCTTCGGCCCTCGAACCCAAACAGCCTGCCGGATGTACACACCAGATGA
- the aldh6a1 gene encoding methylmalonate-semialdehyde dehydrogenase [acylating], mitochondrial yields the protein MASTALRSVFRTKVPLKVGRMCYSSSSVPTTKLFIDGKFVESKTSEWLDIHNPATNEVIARVPKATQEEMTAAVDSCSRAYHSWSETSILARQQVFLRYQQLIKDNIKELAKAITVEQGKTLADAEGDVFRGLQVVEHACSITSLMLGETLPSITKDMDTHTYRLPLGVCAGIAPFNFPAMIPLWMFPMGLVCGNTYLLKPSERVPTCAMLLVKMLQDAGAPDGTINVIHGQHAAVNFICDNPAIKAISFVGSNQAGEYIYERGSKNGKRVQSNMGAKNHGVVMPDANKENTLNQLVGAAFGAAGQRCMALSTAILVGEARSWLPELVERAKALCVNAGDQPGADVGPLISPQAKERVCSLVQSGVDEGAKLLLDGRSVKVKGYENGNFVGPTIIGSVTPEMKCYTEEIFGPVLVVLEADTLDDAISLVNGNPYGNGTAIFTTNGATARKYTHEVDVGQVGVNVPIPVPLPMFSFTGSRGSFRGDMNFYGKQGIQFYTQIKTVTSQWKAEDATLKSPAVTMPTMGR from the exons ATGGCGTCAACAGCTTTAAGATCAGTGTTTAGGACCAAG gTCCCACTTAAAGTTGGCCGTATgtgctactcctcctcctcagtg CCCACCACCAAGCTGTTCATTGACGGGAAGTTTGTTGAATCCAAGACTTCAGAATGGCTGGATATTCACAATCCC GCGACCAACGAGGTGATCGCCCGCGTACCCAAAGCCACCCAAGAGGAGATGACGGCTGCCGTGGACTCGTGCTCCAGAGCCTATCACTCGTGGTCTGAGACGTCCATCTTGGCTCGGCAGCAGGTCTTTCTCCGCTATCAGCAGCTTATCAAGGACAACATT AAAGAACTTGCCAAGGCCATCACAGTGGAACAGGGAAAGACCCTTGCAGATGCAGAGGGGGATGTGTTCAGAGGATTGC AGGTTGTGGAGCACGCCTGCAGCATCACCTCTCTGATGCTTGGCGAAACCCTGCCCTCCATCACCAAGGACATGGACACCCACACCTACCGCCTGCCCCTCGGGGTGTGCGCCGGCATTGCCCCCTTCAACTTCCCAGCCATGATCCCACTGTGGATGTTTCCCATGGGCTTGGTGTGTGGCAACACATACCTGCTGAAGCCCTCAGAGCGAGTGCCAACTTGTGCCATGCTGCTGGTCAAGATGCTGCAGGATGCTGGTGCTCCAGACGGGACTATCAATGTCATCCACGGGCAACACGCGG CTGTGAATTTCATCTGTGACAATCCAGCCATCAAGGCCATCAGCTTTGTCGGCTCAAATCAAGCTGGGGAGTACATTTACGAGAGGGGCTCTAAAAATGGCAAGAGGGTCCAGTCCAACATG GGAGCCAAGAACCATGGTGTGGTGATGCCTGATGCCAACAAGGAGAACACTCTGAACCAGCTTGTGGGTGCAGCGTTCGGGGCAGCGGGACAGCGCTGCATGGCTCTTTCCACGGCCATCCTGGTTGGCGAGGCACGGAGCTGGCTGCCGGAGCTGGTGGAGCGTGCCAAGGCTCTGTGCGTGAATGCAG GAGACCAGCCCGGTGCAGATGTGGGGCCTCTGATCTCTCCCCAGGCCAAGGAGAGAGTCTGCAGTCTGGTCCAGAGTGGTGTGGATGAGGGAGCCAAGCTGCTCCTGGATGGCCGAAGTGTCAAGGTTAAGGGCTACGAGAACGGCAACTTTGTGGGTCCCACGATCATCGGCAGTGTCACA CCAGAGATGAAGTGCTACACTGAGGAGATCTTCGGGCCGGTGTTGGTTGTCCTTGAGGCAGACACTCTCGATGATGCAATTAGTTTGGTCAACGGGAACCCCTATGGCAACGGCACAGCTATCTTCACCACAAATGGCGCCACTGCGCGTAAATACACTCACGAGGTGGACGTGGGCCAG GTCGGAGTCAATGTTCCCATCCCTGTTCCACTGCCAATGTTCTCCTTTACCGGTTCAAGAGGATCCTTCAGAGGGGACATGAACTTCTACGGAAAACAA GGCATCCAGTTCTACACGCAGATCAAAACTGTAACCTCACAATGGAAAGCTGAAGATGCCACCTTGAAAAGTCCTGCAGTTACAATGCCTACGATGGGACGCTAA
- the gstz1 gene encoding maleylacetoacetate isomerase isoform X1, whose protein sequence is MHVSLVCLTKPVLHGYFRSSCSWRVRIAFALKGIEYDQFPVNLIKDGGQQLTEEYTTLNPMQQVPAVEIDGTTLSQSLAVIQYIDETRPGPRLLPADPKKRAQVRMISDVIASGIQPLQNLYVIQKIGAEKVQWAQHFIDRGFKALEPILKETAGKYCVGDEISMADICLVPQVYNAVRFKVDVEQYPTIKRLNQTLVEIQAFKVSHPSCQPDTPSDLQT, encoded by the exons ATGCACGTGTCCCTAGTTTGCCTCACCAAG CCTGTTCTTCATGGATACTTCAGAAGCTCCTGCTCCTGGAGGGTTCGCATCG CTTTTGCTCTTAAAGGAATCGAATACGACCAGTTTCCAGTCAATCTAATCAAAGATGGAGGTCAGCAG cTGACTGAAGAGTACACAACATTAAACCCCATGCAACAAGTGCCTGCAGTGGAAATCGATGGCACCACCCTCTCTCAGTCA CTGGCAGTGATCCAGTACATAGACGAGACCAGGCCGGGACCTCGGCTCCTTCCGGCAGACCCGAAGAAACGGGCCCAGGTTCGaatgatcagtgatgtcattgcCTCTGGGATACAGCCTCTGCAG AATTTGTACGTGATTCAGAAAATTGGAGCAGAGAAGGTGCAGTGGGCTCAGCACTTCATTGATCGTGGTTTCAAAG CTCTTGAGCCCATTCTGAAGGAAACAGCAGGGAAATACTGTGTAGGTGATGAG ATATCCATGGCTGACATCTGTTTGGTCCCTCAAGTCTACAACGCAGTGAG GTTCAAGGTGGACGTTGAGCAGTATCCAACTATCAAGAGGTTAAATCAAACCTTGGTTGAAATCCAGGCTTTTAAAGTGAGCCACCCGTCTTGCCAACCAGACACACCTTCTGATCTGCAAACATAA
- the gstz1 gene encoding maleylacetoacetate isomerase isoform X2, which yields MATQTKPVLHGYFRSSCSWRVRIAFALKGIEYDQFPVNLIKDGGQQLTEEYTTLNPMQQVPAVEIDGTTLSQSLAVIQYIDETRPGPRLLPADPKKRAQVRMISDVIASGIQPLQNLYVIQKIGAEKVQWAQHFIDRGFKALEPILKETAGKYCVGDEISMADICLVPQVYNAVRFKVDVEQYPTIKRLNQTLVEIQAFKVSHPSCQPDTPSDLQT from the exons ATGGCAACTCAAACCAAG CCTGTTCTTCATGGATACTTCAGAAGCTCCTGCTCCTGGAGGGTTCGCATCG CTTTTGCTCTTAAAGGAATCGAATACGACCAGTTTCCAGTCAATCTAATCAAAGATGGAGGTCAGCAG cTGACTGAAGAGTACACAACATTAAACCCCATGCAACAAGTGCCTGCAGTGGAAATCGATGGCACCACCCTCTCTCAGTCA CTGGCAGTGATCCAGTACATAGACGAGACCAGGCCGGGACCTCGGCTCCTTCCGGCAGACCCGAAGAAACGGGCCCAGGTTCGaatgatcagtgatgtcattgcCTCTGGGATACAGCCTCTGCAG AATTTGTACGTGATTCAGAAAATTGGAGCAGAGAAGGTGCAGTGGGCTCAGCACTTCATTGATCGTGGTTTCAAAG CTCTTGAGCCCATTCTGAAGGAAACAGCAGGGAAATACTGTGTAGGTGATGAG ATATCCATGGCTGACATCTGTTTGGTCCCTCAAGTCTACAACGCAGTGAG GTTCAAGGTGGACGTTGAGCAGTATCCAACTATCAAGAGGTTAAATCAAACCTTGGTTGAAATCCAGGCTTTTAAAGTGAGCCACCCGTCTTGCCAACCAGACACACCTTCTGATCTGCAAACATAA